One Mycolicibacterium fortuitum subsp. fortuitum genomic window carries:
- the folE gene encoding GTP cyclohydrolase I FolE: MSQSLREHHNNADTATRVFDQPRAEAAVRELLIAIGEDPDRQGLLDTPARVARAYKELMAGLYTDPDAVLNTTFDEEHDELVLVKEIPLYSTCEHHLVSFHGVAHVGYIPGVDGRVTGLSKIARLVDLYSKRPQVQERLTAQIADALMRKLDPRGAIVVIEAEHLCMAMRGVRKPGAVTTTSAVRGQFKTDKASRAEALELILRK, from the coding sequence ATGTCGCAGTCGCTGCGTGAGCATCACAACAACGCCGATACGGCCACGCGGGTGTTCGACCAGCCGCGGGCCGAGGCGGCGGTGCGTGAGCTGCTGATCGCCATCGGTGAGGACCCCGATCGTCAGGGTCTGCTCGACACCCCGGCCCGCGTGGCGCGTGCGTACAAGGAGCTGATGGCCGGTCTGTACACCGACCCGGACGCGGTGCTCAACACCACCTTCGACGAAGAACACGATGAGCTCGTGCTGGTCAAGGAGATCCCGCTGTACTCGACCTGCGAGCACCACCTGGTGTCGTTCCACGGGGTGGCCCACGTCGGGTACATCCCCGGGGTGGACGGCCGGGTGACCGGGCTGTCGAAGATCGCCCGCCTGGTCGACCTGTACTCCAAGCGCCCGCAGGTGCAGGAACGCCTGACCGCGCAGATCGCCGATGCGCTGATGCGCAAGCTGGACCCGCGCGGCGCCATCGTGGTGATCGAGGCCGAGCACCTCTGCATGGCGATGCGCGGGGTCCGCAAACCGGGCGCCGTCACCACCACCTCGGCAGTGCGGGGACAGTT
- the ftsH gene encoding ATP-dependent zinc metalloprotease FtsH: MNRKNVIRTLTVIAVVLLLGWSFFYFSDDTRGYKPVDTSVAVAQIGADNVKNAQIDDREQQLRLDLKSGKEETENSDKVITKYPTGYAVKLVDQLDAKHVKFGTTVNQGSFLGSMLIYMLPLLLLVALFVMFSRMQGGGRMGFGFGKSKAKQLGKDMPKTTFADVAGVDEAVEELYEIKDFLQNPSRYQALGAKIPKGVLLYGPPGTGKTLLARAVAGEAGVPFFTISGSDFVEMFVGVGASRVRDMFEQAKANSPCIIFVDEIDAVGRQRGAGMGGGHDEREQTLNQLLVEMDGFGDRQGVILIAATNRPDILDPALLRPGRFDRQIPVSNPDLAGRRAVLKVHSAGKPIAPDADLDGLAKRTVGMSGADLANVINEAALLTARENGTLITGAALEEAVDRVVGGPRRKGRIISEQEKKITAYHEGGHTLAAWAMPDIEPIYKVTILARGRTGGHAVAVPEDDKGLMTRSEMIARLVFAMGGRAAEELVFREPTTGAVSDIEQATKIARAMVTEYGMSSKLGAVRYGSEHGDPFLGRTMGTQADFGHEVARDIDDEVRKLIEAAHTEAWEILTEYRDVLDTLAGELLEKETLHRAELEAIFGDVKKRPRLTMFDDFGGRVPSDKPPIKTPGEIAIERGEPWPPPVPEPAFKAAIAAATREAERAKETNGSGANGAPPNGSNQNGSTQPDYGAPAGWHAPGWPPAPSQPGYQPPQPQQQPQGYWYPPPHPSGWQQPQPYPYQPYPHPGQPAPNEEAGQDRAPERTDRSDRSNPPAHG; encoded by the coding sequence ATGAACCGCAAAAATGTGATCCGTACGCTGACCGTGATCGCGGTCGTGCTGTTGCTGGGCTGGTCGTTTTTCTATTTCAGCGACGACACCCGCGGCTACAAGCCCGTCGACACCTCGGTGGCGGTGGCCCAGATCGGTGCCGACAACGTCAAGAACGCCCAGATCGACGACCGTGAGCAGCAGCTGCGTCTCGACCTGAAGAGCGGCAAAGAAGAGACCGAGAACAGCGACAAGGTCATCACGAAGTACCCGACCGGCTATGCGGTGAAGCTCGTCGACCAGCTCGATGCCAAGCACGTCAAGTTCGGTACCACCGTCAACCAGGGCAGCTTCCTCGGTTCGATGCTGATCTACATGCTGCCGTTGCTGTTGCTGGTGGCGCTGTTCGTGATGTTCTCCCGCATGCAGGGCGGCGGCCGGATGGGCTTCGGCTTCGGCAAATCGAAGGCCAAGCAGCTGGGCAAGGACATGCCCAAGACCACGTTCGCCGATGTGGCCGGCGTCGACGAGGCCGTCGAAGAGCTGTACGAGATCAAGGACTTCCTGCAGAACCCGTCGCGCTACCAGGCGCTGGGCGCCAAGATTCCCAAGGGCGTGCTGCTCTACGGCCCGCCCGGAACCGGCAAGACCCTGCTGGCCCGCGCCGTCGCCGGTGAGGCCGGCGTTCCGTTCTTCACCATCTCCGGTTCGGACTTCGTCGAGATGTTCGTCGGTGTCGGCGCCTCGCGTGTGCGCGACATGTTCGAACAGGCCAAGGCCAACAGTCCGTGCATCATCTTCGTCGACGAGATCGACGCCGTCGGCCGCCAGCGTGGCGCCGGCATGGGCGGCGGCCACGACGAGCGCGAGCAGACGCTGAACCAGTTGCTGGTCGAGATGGACGGCTTCGGCGACCGCCAGGGTGTCATCCTGATCGCGGCCACCAACCGGCCCGACATCCTCGACCCGGCCCTGCTGCGGCCCGGCCGCTTCGACCGCCAGATCCCGGTGTCCAACCCGGATCTGGCCGGGCGCCGCGCGGTGCTCAAGGTGCACTCGGCCGGCAAGCCGATCGCCCCCGACGCCGACCTGGACGGGCTGGCCAAGCGGACCGTCGGCATGTCCGGCGCCGACCTGGCCAACGTCATCAACGAGGCCGCGCTGCTCACCGCCCGGGAGAACGGCACCCTCATCACCGGTGCTGCGCTGGAAGAAGCCGTGGACCGCGTGGTCGGCGGCCCGCGCCGCAAGGGCCGCATCATCAGCGAGCAGGAAAAGAAGATCACCGCCTACCACGAGGGCGGACACACCCTGGCCGCGTGGGCGATGCCCGACATCGAGCCGATCTACAAGGTGACCATCCTGGCCCGCGGACGCACCGGCGGGCATGCCGTCGCGGTACCCGAGGACGACAAGGGTCTGATGACCCGCTCCGAGATGATCGCCCGGCTGGTGTTCGCCATGGGCGGCCGCGCCGCCGAGGAACTGGTCTTCCGCGAGCCCACCACGGGCGCGGTGTCCGATATCGAACAGGCCACCAAGATCGCCCGCGCCATGGTCACCGAGTACGGCATGAGCTCCAAGCTGGGTGCCGTCCGCTACGGCAGCGAGCACGGGGATCCGTTCCTCGGCCGCACCATGGGCACCCAGGCCGACTTCGGCCACGAGGTGGCCCGCGACATCGATGACGAGGTTCGCAAGCTCATCGAGGCCGCCCACACCGAGGCGTGGGAGATCCTCACCGAATACCGCGACGTGCTCGACACGTTGGCCGGCGAGCTCCTGGAGAAGGAGACGCTGCACCGCGCCGAGCTGGAGGCCATCTTCGGCGACGTGAAGAAGCGTCCCCGGCTGACCATGTTCGACGACTTCGGTGGCCGGGTCCCCTCGGACAAACCGCCGATCAAGACCCCGGGCGAGATCGCGATCGAGCGCGGCGAGCCGTGGCCGCCGCCGGTGCCCGAGCCGGCGTTCAAGGCCGCCATCGCCGCCGCCACCCGCGAAGCCGAGCGCGCCAAGGAGACCAACGGTTCCGGCGCCAACGGTGCACCGCCGAACGGGTCGAACCAGAACGGTTCCACCCAGCCCGATTACGGCGCCCCTGCCGGCTGGCACGCCCCGGGTTGGCCGCCCGCGCCGTCGCAGCCCGGATACCAGCCGCCGCAGCCGCAACAGCAGCCGCAGGGTTACTGGTACCCGCCGCCGCATCCGTCGGGATGGCAGCAGCCCCAGCCGTACCCGTATCAGCCGTATCCTCATCCCGGCCAGCCCGCACCCAACGAGGAAGCGGGTCAGGACCGTGCCCCTGAGCGGACCGACCGTTCGGACCGGTCCAACCCACCGGCCCACGGCTGA
- a CDS encoding alpha/beta fold hydrolase — translation MRVTQRLVDTNGVTLKVIEAGERGNPVVVLTHGFPELAYSWRHQIPVLAAAGYHVLAPDQRGYGGSSRPDGIDAYNIVELTADIAGLLDDVDAERAILIGHDWGSPVATNFPLFFPDRVAAVAALSVPPVPRASGPPTQIWRRMAGDNFFYILYFQEPGVADAALGADVRESMRRMMTMEGVSAPPEQLTGRPLPPLPEWISPDEFEHYVEAFSETGFTGPLNWYRNFDRNWELTDPVSGVTACQTITAPTLFVAGTADPVLSFTPRDRVGDVVTGDYREVLIDGAGHWLQQERPDEVNKVLLEFLEGLR, via the coding sequence GTGCGCGTAACCCAACGGTTGGTCGACACCAATGGCGTCACGCTGAAGGTGATCGAGGCGGGTGAACGCGGAAATCCGGTGGTGGTGCTGACCCACGGGTTCCCTGAGCTGGCCTATTCGTGGCGGCATCAGATCCCGGTGCTCGCAGCGGCCGGCTATCACGTATTAGCCCCCGACCAGCGGGGTTACGGGGGCTCGTCCCGTCCCGACGGTATCGACGCCTACAACATCGTGGAGCTGACCGCCGACATCGCGGGGCTGCTCGACGACGTCGACGCAGAGCGGGCGATCCTCATCGGCCACGACTGGGGCTCGCCCGTCGCCACCAACTTTCCGTTGTTCTTCCCCGACCGGGTGGCCGCGGTGGCCGCGCTGAGCGTGCCCCCGGTGCCGCGGGCATCCGGGCCGCCGACCCAGATCTGGCGCCGAATGGCCGGCGACAACTTCTTCTACATCCTGTACTTCCAGGAACCCGGTGTCGCCGATGCCGCCCTCGGCGCCGACGTGCGTGAGTCGATGCGCCGGATGATGACGATGGAAGGCGTCAGCGCGCCACCGGAGCAACTGACGGGACGCCCGCTGCCGCCCCTTCCGGAGTGGATCAGCCCCGACGAGTTCGAGCATTACGTCGAGGCGTTCAGCGAGACCGGGTTCACCGGGCCACTGAACTGGTACCGCAACTTCGACCGGAACTGGGAGCTCACCGATCCTGTCTCGGGAGTTACCGCGTGCCAGACCATCACGGCGCCAACCCTTTTCGTGGCCGGCACCGCCGATCCGGTGCTGAGCTTCACCCCGCGCGACCGGGTAGGTGACGTGGTGACTGGTGACTATCGCGAAGTGTTGATCGACGGCGCCGGCCACTGGCTGCAGCAGGAACGCCCCGACGAGGTCAACAAGGTGCTGTTGGAGTTCCTGGAAGGGCTGCGATGA